In Anas acuta chromosome 5, bAnaAcu1.1, whole genome shotgun sequence, a single window of DNA contains:
- the CEP170B gene encoding centrosomal protein of 170 kDa protein B isoform X2 — MSVTSWFLVSSTGIRHRLPREMIFVGRDDCELMLQSRSVDKQHAVINYDKEKDEHWVKDLGSLNGTFVNDVRIPDQKYITLKLNDVIRFGYDSNMYVLEQIQHKVPEEALKHEKYTSQLQMNFKGTTMKRAEQPMEHGVYTESQQAKLEKGERKPITETNTYRTPLYGQPSWWGEDDANNKEDRRQEEHYSDRSKEIAQHEEELNGNISAYRDSQEQSVFAFRREPSYFEIPTKEFQQPSKSPETQVHEIPTKDIDAIVAPVVQSHASFTIEFDDGTPGKIKIKDHVTKFSLRQRRPYSKEPAHTEVMSAESKVADWLVQNDPSLMRRQSPGDDVYSTKSDLPVHVRTLKGSRSLTESSCVPSHPFPSPKKGNRHEDGTQSDSEDPVAPKAEKEPTTGSERAVEQTKLQRQMRRDPHEMLHNKQAFVIEFFEDTPRKKRSQSFTHSAHSSQSDTDPGLKTKVEKRKNVLPAEKQGNAVPPSHAGTQAGKPNNSSSGTQRASSFKREKTEDRISSSSSSTSRASGKTYGSVGRKSKMAQDFMAEYLRETAQSGKAGAEKPAPQPMPAAPRVVISSEPESASTPPPEVKSAQGRRNDEEDSVSETGTYTIETESQDKEVEEARKMIDQVFGVLESPEFSRISSVFRPVIKGEKDDSGSHQHLISENGTSQKSPLLQAFASKAVSGSQADMQMSAAAQGSQKWVSRWASLADSYSDSGSVSGQADGGTGGVATKPGEPENAVPLRTRRLLPQLPPSDKSDSPTPTVLVCQEAYSEVTKRTVVKDHCVEAYGDPSSRLFIQEDLDPDSLSDASRSDDGFSSEKSRKYKENNKMLDQTGEDTKSESRQQGAPRVTNMRAVSEAVSTSFYIGDDSSDVGIASKLCLSMAHARADKDGKDQEFSFKAAGTPVPGKPPVKDVSAYINAAGKMVISLHQSPQDQENTAGKETSSFVRQESFTKDKSSGGVPQNKLPHISSHPLLKDLEAVRSTRMDFGQDTHLLLKDTETALAALEAKFLGQNQQLEASETAGQLEDSLSGDSDVDTASTVSLVSGKNVPTSAPKRKAVASLQKEKSSSTPSIQDQCGQPSARDRLTEKRKAHVPEAPRCVEATKRFQMKRSAGTRGSLDFTDDERSSSLPYLPVPDAVVSDHEHSVTRPVPRRKPFPQAAKEEHSKATPNVQKIQQVLTRSNSLSTPRPTRASKLRRARLGDASDNECVDAEKTASNHEATAPGSKQSTETKKLSRLDILAMPRKRAGSFTVPSDSETAQSRSAFSGRSVESYRKTGVAEVRAAARKTAAAASAKQPFSRTRSSSVKYSSTSTSRRRPQGSDYTSTSEEEYGSNHSSPKHKRSHTSTATQTPRMRGSGLGKQKHNGRETDDDEEFDDHPDPYNFMAQTAEIAEIARLSQTLVKDVAILAREIHDVAGDGDSQSSSGTGPSTSLSSVPNTPASTISAREEIARRSFRLAYPSQLVQHIPEASLNYQKVPPGSVELKDFDQNMNDNREEDPSKKTRTRNREEVIFDNLMLNPVSQLSHTIRENTENLAEKMKILFQNSERTWEEMEAKINSENEVPILKTSNKEISSILKELRRVQKQLEVINAIIDPTGNLDVVASNKASAAAKQSTATKVRTANASGSTLETLSPAQMRNYTQKSNCGSSSLQDSNFIPDGEKYVI, encoded by the exons AGACCAATACTTATCGCACCCCTCTTTATGGGCAGCCTTCCTGGTGGGGGGAAGATGATGCAAATAACAAGGAGGACAGAAGGCAGGAGGAACATTATTCAG aTAGATCAAAAGAGATAGCCCAACATGAAGAAGAACTCAATGGCAATATTTCTGCTTATAGAGATTCCCAAGAACAGTCGGTGTTTGCTTTCCGGAGAGAGCCAAGTTACTTTGAAATCCCAACTAAAGAATTTCAGCAGCCATCAAAATCTCCAGAAACCCAGGTCCATGAGATCCCGACAAAGGATATCGATGCTATAGTAGCTCCGGTTGTACAGAGCCATGCCTCTTTCACTATTGAATTTGACGACGGTACCCCTggtaaaataaagataaaagatCATGTAACGAAATTTTCACTCCGACAGAGAAGACCTTACAGCAAGGAGCCAGCTCACACAGAAGTGATGTCAGCAGAGAGCAAGGTGGCTGACTGGCTCGTGCAGAATGACCCCAGCCTGATGAGGCGGCAGTCTCCAGGAGACGATGTGTACAGTACCAAGAGTGACCTGCCGGTTCATGTGAGGACGCTTAAAG GTTCCCGGTCGTTGACTGAATCAAGTTGTGTGCCTTCACACCCGTTTCCTTCTCcaaaaaaag GCAATAGGCACGAGGACGGGACGCAGAGCGACTCGGAAGACCCCGTGGCACCGAAGGCGGAGAAGGAGCCGACGACGGGCAGCGAGCGGGCGGtggagcaaaccaagctgcagCGCCAGATGAGGCGTGACCCCCACGAGATGCTGCACAACAAGCAGGCGTTCGTCATCGAGTTCTTTGAGGACACGCCGCGGAAGAAGCGGTCGCAGTCCTTCACGCACAGCGCTCACTCCTCCCAGAGCGACACCGATCCGGGGCTGAAGACCAAGGTCGAGAAGCGCAAGAACGTGCTGCCGGCCGAGAAGCAGGGCAATGCGGTGCCTCCATCCCACGCAGGGACACAGGCAGGGAAACCCAATAACAGCTCCTCGGGGACCCAAAGAGCTAGCTCCTTCAAAAGAGAGAAGACGGAGGATCGGATCAGCTCGTCATCGTCCTCCACTTCCAGAGCATCAGGCAAAACCTACGGGAGCGTTGGGAGGAAGTCTAAAATGGCTCAGGATTTTATGGCTGAGTACCTGCGGGAGACTGCTCAGTCGGGGAAAGCAGGGGCTGAGAAACCAGCACCCCAGCCCATGCCGGCAGCTCCACGTGTGGTTATATCATCAGAGCCGGAGTCTGCCTCCACTCCACCTCCGGAGGTAAAGTCAGCCCAGGGCAGGAGGAACGACGAGGAAGATAGCGTGAGCGAGACGGGCACATACACCATCGAGACGGAGTCACAGGATAAAGAGGTGGAGGAAGCACGAAAAATGATAGATCAG GTTTTTGGTGTTCTCGAGTCACCTGAATTTTCCAGAATCTCCTCAGTCTTTCGACCAGtaataaaaggtgaaaaagaCGACTCTGGTTCTCATCAGCATTTAATCAGTGAAAACGGCACTAGTCAGAAGTCACCCTTGCTCCAGGCGTTTGCCTCAAAAGCTGTGAGTGGGTCTCAGGCTGACATGCAG AtgtctgcagcagctcagggcagtCAGAAGTGGGTGTCGAGGTGGGCGAGCCTTGCTGACAGTTACTCTGACTCTGGATCTGTTTCTGGGCAAGCTGACGGAGGTACAG GCGGTGTAGCCACAAAACCTGGGGAACCAGAAAACGCTGTGCCCTTGAGAACGAGACGccttcttccccagctcccaccGAGTGATAAATCGGACAGCCCCACGCCCACGGTCCTGGTCTGCCAGGAGGCCTACTCCGAGGTTACAAAGAGAACCGTCGTGAAGGACCACTGCGTGGAAGCCTATGGTGATCCCAGCAGCCGCCTCTTCATCCAGGAAGACTTGGATCCAGACAGCCTCAGTGATGCCAGCAGATCCGACGATGGCTTCAGCTCGGAAAAAAGCAGGAAGTACAAAGAGAACAATAAAATGCTAGATCAGACAGGAGAAGACACAAAGTCAGAGAGCCGGCAGCAAGGAGCCCCCCGTGTTACAAATATGAGAGCTGTAAGTGAGGCAGTTTCTACTTCATTCTACATTGGAGATGACAGCAGTGATGTGGGGATTGCCTCCAAGCTCTGTCTGAGCATGGCCCACGCTCGAGCAGACAAAGACGGCAAGGATCAGGAGTTTTCCTTCAAGGCTGCTGGCACACCTGTTCCTGGAAAGCCACCGGTCAAAGACGTCAGTGCTTACATTAATGCAGCAGGAAAAATGGTTATTTCCCTTCACCAGAGTCCTCAAGATCAGGAAAATACAGCAGGGAAGGAAACATCATCTTTTGTTAGGCAGGAAAGCTTTACCAAAGATAAATCAAGCGGCGGCGTTCCTCAAAATAAACTTCCACATATTTCAAGTCACCCTCTGCTTAAAGATTTAGAGGCCGTTCGGTCAACCCGCATGGACTTTGGTCAGGACACTCATCTTCTCCTTAAGGATACTGAAACTGCCTTGGCAGCGCTGGAAGCCAAATTTCTTGGTCAAAACCAACAGCTGGAGGCCTCGGAAACTGCTGGTCAGCTGGAGGACTCCTTGTCTGGCGACTCCGACGTGGACACAGCCAGCACGGTCAGCTTGGTGAGTGGCAAAAATGTCCCCACGAGCGCCCCGAAACGCAAAGCGGTGGCGAGCTTGCAGAAGGAGAAATCTTCCTCCACGCCGTCCATCCAGGACCAGTGCGGGCAGCCGAGCGCGCGGGACCGGCTGACGGAGAAGAGGAAGGCCCACGTGCCAGAGGCGCCGAGGTGCGTGGAGGCCACCAAGCGCTTCCAGATGAAGCGGAGCGCCGGGACACGGGGGTCGCTGGACTTCACGGATGATGAGAGAAGCTCGAGCCTGCCCTACTTGCCCGTCCCAGACGCGGTCGTGTCTGACCACGAGCACTCGGTAACGCGGCCGGTTCCCAGAAGGAAGCCCTTCCCTCAGGCTGCCAAGGAGGAGCACAGCAAAGCGACGCCGAACGTGCAGAAGATCCAGCAAGTTCTCACCCGCTCCAACAGTCTGTCCACCCCGCGGCCCACCAGGGCCTCCAAGCTCCGTCGCGCCCGGCTGGGCGACGCTTCGGACAACGAGTGCGTCGATGCCGAGAAGACGGCCTCCAACCACGAAGCCACCGCGCCGGGCTCCAAGCAGTCCACGGAGACCAAAAAGCTCTCCCGGCTCGACATCCTCGCCATGCCGAGGAAGCGGGCGGGTTCCTTCACGGTGCCCAGTGACTCTGAAACCGCGCAGTCGAGGTCGGCGTTTTCGGGCCGGAGCGTGGAGTCCTATCGGAAGACGGGCGTTGCGGAGGTCAGAGCCGCAGCGAGGAAAACGGCGGCCGCTGCCTCCGCCAAGCAGCCTTTCAGCAGGACCCGCTCAAGCAGTGTCAAGTATTCTTCCACGTCCA CATCAAGGCGGAGACCGCAGGGTTCAGATTACACTTCCACTTCGGAGGAGGAATATGGCTCAAATCACAGCTCCCCTAAACACAAACGCTCCCATACTTCAACAGCCACACAGACGCCGAGGATGCGTGGCTCTGGGCTGGGCAAGCAGAAACACAACGGCAGAGAAACAGATGATGACGAGGAGTTTGACGACCACCCTGACCCCTACAACTTCATGGCGCAAACAGCAGAGATAGCAGAAATAGCCAG ACTAAGCCAAACCTTGGTGAAGGATGTGGCCATCCTTGCTCGAGAGATCCATGATGTTGCTGGAGATGGGGACTCACAGAGTTCCTCAGGGACGGGACCAAGCacctccctcagctctgtgccCAACACTCCTGCTTCTACCATATCGGCGAGAGAAGAG ATTGCTCGTAGATCTTTTCGGCTGGCATATCCATCTCAG TTGGTGCAGCACATTCCAGAAGCAAGTCTGAACTACCAGAAAGTGCCTCCGGGATCAGTGGAACTGAAGGATTTTGACCAAAATATGAACGATAATAGAGAAGAGGATCCATCAAAAAAAACAAGGACAAGAAACCGTGAGGAG gTAATCTTTGACAACCTGATGTTGAACCCAGTGTCCCAGTTATCACATACAATCcgtgaaaatacagaaaacctagctgaaaaaatgaa GATTCTGTTTCAAAACTCAGAGAGGACctgggaggagatggaggcCAAAATTAACTCAGAAAATGAAGTGCCAATTCTGAAGACATCAAACAAG GAAATCAGTTCTATCCTGAAGGAGCTCAGGAGAGTTCAAAAACAGCTTGAAG ttaTAAATGCTATCATTGACCCTACTGGAAACTTGGATGTAGTTGCCAGTAACaaagcatctgctgctgctaaaCAATCCACAGCCACTAAAGTCAGGACTGCTAACGCATCTGGGTCCACACTGGAGACGTTGTCCCCAGCACAGATGAGAAACTACACGCAGAAATCGAACTGTGGCTCTTCTAGTTTGCAAGATTCGAATTTCATTCCAGATGGAGAGAAATACGTGAtctga
- the CEP170B gene encoding centrosomal protein of 170 kDa protein B isoform X8, with the protein MSVTSWFLVSSTGIRHRLPREMIFVGRDDCELMLQSRSVDKQHAVINYDKEKDEHWVKDLGSLNGTFVNDVRIPDQKYITLKLNDVIRFGYDSNMYVLEQIQHKVPEEALKHEKYTSQLQMNFKGTTMKRAEQPMEHGVYTESQQAKLEKGERKPITETNTYRTPLYGQPSWWGEDDANNKEDRRQEEHYSDRSKEIAQHEEELNGNISAYRDSQEQSVFAFRREPSYFEIPTKEFQQPSKSPETQVHEIPTKDIDAIVAPVVQSHASFTIEFDDGTPGKIKIKDHVTKFSLRQRRPYSKEPAHTEVMSAESKVADWLVQNDPSLMRRQSPGDDVYSTKSDLPVHVRTLKGNRHEDGTQSDSEDPVAPKAEKEPTTGSERAVEQTKLQRQMRRDPHEMLHNKQAFVIEFFEDTPRKKRSQSFTHSAHSSQSDTDPGLKTKVEKRKNVLPAEKQGNAVPPSHAGTQAGKPNNSSSGTQRASSFKREKTEDRISSSSSSTSRASGKTYGSVGRKSKMAQDFMAEYLRETAQSGKAGAEKPAPQPMPAAPRVVISSEPESASTPPPEVKSAQGRRNDEEDSVSETGTYTIETESQDKEVEEARKMIDQVFGVLESPEFSRISSVFRPVIKGEKDDSGSHQHLISENGTSQKSPLLQAFASKAVSGSQADMQMSAAAQGSQKWVSRWASLADSYSDSGSVSGQADGGTEGGVATKPGEPENAVPLRTRRLLPQLPPSDKSDSPTPTVLVCQEAYSEVTKRTVVKDHCVEAYGDPSSRLFIQEDLDPDSLSDASRSDDGFSSEKSRKYKENNKMLDQTGEDTKSESRQQGAPRVTNMRAVSEAVSTSFYIGDDSSDVGIASKLCLSMAHARADKDGKDQEFSFKAAGTPVPGKPPVKDVSAYINAAGKMVISLHQSPQDQENTAGKETSSFVRQESFTKDKSSGGVPQNKLPHISSHPLLKDLEAVRSTRMDFGQDTHLLLKDTETALAALEAKFLGQNQQLEASETAGQLEDSLSGDSDVDTASTVSLVSGKNVPTSAPKRKAVASLQKEKSSSTPSIQDQCGQPSARDRLTEKRKAHVPEAPRCVEATKRFQMKRSAGTRGSLDFTDDERSSSLPYLPVPDAVVSDHEHSVTRPVPRRKPFPQAAKEEHSKATPNVQKIQQVLTRSNSLSTPRPTRASKLRRARLGDASDNECVDAEKTASNHEATAPGSKQSTETKKLSRLDILAMPRKRAGSFTVPSDSETAQSRSAFSGRSVESYRKTGVAEVRAAARKTAAAASAKQPFSRTRSSSVKYSSTSTSRRRPQGSDYTSTSEEEYGSNHSSPKHKRSHTSTATQTPRMRGSGLGKQKHNGRETDDDEEFDDHPDPYNFMAQTAEIAEIARLSQTLVKDVAILAREIHDVAGDGDSQSSSGTGPSTSLSSVPNTPASTISAREELVQHIPEASLNYQKVPPGSVELKDFDQNMNDNREEDPSKKTRTRNREEVIFDNLMLNPVSQLSHTIRENTENLAEKMKILFQNSERTWEEMEAKINSENEVPILKTSNKEISSILKELRRVQKQLEVINAIIDPTGNLDVVASNKASAAAKQSTATKVRTANASGSTLETLSPAQMRNYTQKSNCGSSSLQDSNFIPDGEKYVI; encoded by the exons AGACCAATACTTATCGCACCCCTCTTTATGGGCAGCCTTCCTGGTGGGGGGAAGATGATGCAAATAACAAGGAGGACAGAAGGCAGGAGGAACATTATTCAG aTAGATCAAAAGAGATAGCCCAACATGAAGAAGAACTCAATGGCAATATTTCTGCTTATAGAGATTCCCAAGAACAGTCGGTGTTTGCTTTCCGGAGAGAGCCAAGTTACTTTGAAATCCCAACTAAAGAATTTCAGCAGCCATCAAAATCTCCAGAAACCCAGGTCCATGAGATCCCGACAAAGGATATCGATGCTATAGTAGCTCCGGTTGTACAGAGCCATGCCTCTTTCACTATTGAATTTGACGACGGTACCCCTggtaaaataaagataaaagatCATGTAACGAAATTTTCACTCCGACAGAGAAGACCTTACAGCAAGGAGCCAGCTCACACAGAAGTGATGTCAGCAGAGAGCAAGGTGGCTGACTGGCTCGTGCAGAATGACCCCAGCCTGATGAGGCGGCAGTCTCCAGGAGACGATGTGTACAGTACCAAGAGTGACCTGCCGGTTCATGTGAGGACGCTTAAAG GCAATAGGCACGAGGACGGGACGCAGAGCGACTCGGAAGACCCCGTGGCACCGAAGGCGGAGAAGGAGCCGACGACGGGCAGCGAGCGGGCGGtggagcaaaccaagctgcagCGCCAGATGAGGCGTGACCCCCACGAGATGCTGCACAACAAGCAGGCGTTCGTCATCGAGTTCTTTGAGGACACGCCGCGGAAGAAGCGGTCGCAGTCCTTCACGCACAGCGCTCACTCCTCCCAGAGCGACACCGATCCGGGGCTGAAGACCAAGGTCGAGAAGCGCAAGAACGTGCTGCCGGCCGAGAAGCAGGGCAATGCGGTGCCTCCATCCCACGCAGGGACACAGGCAGGGAAACCCAATAACAGCTCCTCGGGGACCCAAAGAGCTAGCTCCTTCAAAAGAGAGAAGACGGAGGATCGGATCAGCTCGTCATCGTCCTCCACTTCCAGAGCATCAGGCAAAACCTACGGGAGCGTTGGGAGGAAGTCTAAAATGGCTCAGGATTTTATGGCTGAGTACCTGCGGGAGACTGCTCAGTCGGGGAAAGCAGGGGCTGAGAAACCAGCACCCCAGCCCATGCCGGCAGCTCCACGTGTGGTTATATCATCAGAGCCGGAGTCTGCCTCCACTCCACCTCCGGAGGTAAAGTCAGCCCAGGGCAGGAGGAACGACGAGGAAGATAGCGTGAGCGAGACGGGCACATACACCATCGAGACGGAGTCACAGGATAAAGAGGTGGAGGAAGCACGAAAAATGATAGATCAG GTTTTTGGTGTTCTCGAGTCACCTGAATTTTCCAGAATCTCCTCAGTCTTTCGACCAGtaataaaaggtgaaaaagaCGACTCTGGTTCTCATCAGCATTTAATCAGTGAAAACGGCACTAGTCAGAAGTCACCCTTGCTCCAGGCGTTTGCCTCAAAAGCTGTGAGTGGGTCTCAGGCTGACATGCAG AtgtctgcagcagctcagggcagtCAGAAGTGGGTGTCGAGGTGGGCGAGCCTTGCTGACAGTTACTCTGACTCTGGATCTGTTTCTGGGCAAGCTGACGGAGGTACAG AAGGCGGTGTAGCCACAAAACCTGGGGAACCAGAAAACGCTGTGCCCTTGAGAACGAGACGccttcttccccagctcccaccGAGTGATAAATCGGACAGCCCCACGCCCACGGTCCTGGTCTGCCAGGAGGCCTACTCCGAGGTTACAAAGAGAACCGTCGTGAAGGACCACTGCGTGGAAGCCTATGGTGATCCCAGCAGCCGCCTCTTCATCCAGGAAGACTTGGATCCAGACAGCCTCAGTGATGCCAGCAGATCCGACGATGGCTTCAGCTCGGAAAAAAGCAGGAAGTACAAAGAGAACAATAAAATGCTAGATCAGACAGGAGAAGACACAAAGTCAGAGAGCCGGCAGCAAGGAGCCCCCCGTGTTACAAATATGAGAGCTGTAAGTGAGGCAGTTTCTACTTCATTCTACATTGGAGATGACAGCAGTGATGTGGGGATTGCCTCCAAGCTCTGTCTGAGCATGGCCCACGCTCGAGCAGACAAAGACGGCAAGGATCAGGAGTTTTCCTTCAAGGCTGCTGGCACACCTGTTCCTGGAAAGCCACCGGTCAAAGACGTCAGTGCTTACATTAATGCAGCAGGAAAAATGGTTATTTCCCTTCACCAGAGTCCTCAAGATCAGGAAAATACAGCAGGGAAGGAAACATCATCTTTTGTTAGGCAGGAAAGCTTTACCAAAGATAAATCAAGCGGCGGCGTTCCTCAAAATAAACTTCCACATATTTCAAGTCACCCTCTGCTTAAAGATTTAGAGGCCGTTCGGTCAACCCGCATGGACTTTGGTCAGGACACTCATCTTCTCCTTAAGGATACTGAAACTGCCTTGGCAGCGCTGGAAGCCAAATTTCTTGGTCAAAACCAACAGCTGGAGGCCTCGGAAACTGCTGGTCAGCTGGAGGACTCCTTGTCTGGCGACTCCGACGTGGACACAGCCAGCACGGTCAGCTTGGTGAGTGGCAAAAATGTCCCCACGAGCGCCCCGAAACGCAAAGCGGTGGCGAGCTTGCAGAAGGAGAAATCTTCCTCCACGCCGTCCATCCAGGACCAGTGCGGGCAGCCGAGCGCGCGGGACCGGCTGACGGAGAAGAGGAAGGCCCACGTGCCAGAGGCGCCGAGGTGCGTGGAGGCCACCAAGCGCTTCCAGATGAAGCGGAGCGCCGGGACACGGGGGTCGCTGGACTTCACGGATGATGAGAGAAGCTCGAGCCTGCCCTACTTGCCCGTCCCAGACGCGGTCGTGTCTGACCACGAGCACTCGGTAACGCGGCCGGTTCCCAGAAGGAAGCCCTTCCCTCAGGCTGCCAAGGAGGAGCACAGCAAAGCGACGCCGAACGTGCAGAAGATCCAGCAAGTTCTCACCCGCTCCAACAGTCTGTCCACCCCGCGGCCCACCAGGGCCTCCAAGCTCCGTCGCGCCCGGCTGGGCGACGCTTCGGACAACGAGTGCGTCGATGCCGAGAAGACGGCCTCCAACCACGAAGCCACCGCGCCGGGCTCCAAGCAGTCCACGGAGACCAAAAAGCTCTCCCGGCTCGACATCCTCGCCATGCCGAGGAAGCGGGCGGGTTCCTTCACGGTGCCCAGTGACTCTGAAACCGCGCAGTCGAGGTCGGCGTTTTCGGGCCGGAGCGTGGAGTCCTATCGGAAGACGGGCGTTGCGGAGGTCAGAGCCGCAGCGAGGAAAACGGCGGCCGCTGCCTCCGCCAAGCAGCCTTTCAGCAGGACCCGCTCAAGCAGTGTCAAGTATTCTTCCACGTCCA CATCAAGGCGGAGACCGCAGGGTTCAGATTACACTTCCACTTCGGAGGAGGAATATGGCTCAAATCACAGCTCCCCTAAACACAAACGCTCCCATACTTCAACAGCCACACAGACGCCGAGGATGCGTGGCTCTGGGCTGGGCAAGCAGAAACACAACGGCAGAGAAACAGATGATGACGAGGAGTTTGACGACCACCCTGACCCCTACAACTTCATGGCGCAAACAGCAGAGATAGCAGAAATAGCCAG ACTAAGCCAAACCTTGGTGAAGGATGTGGCCATCCTTGCTCGAGAGATCCATGATGTTGCTGGAGATGGGGACTCACAGAGTTCCTCAGGGACGGGACCAAGCacctccctcagctctgtgccCAACACTCCTGCTTCTACCATATCGGCGAGAGAAGAG TTGGTGCAGCACATTCCAGAAGCAAGTCTGAACTACCAGAAAGTGCCTCCGGGATCAGTGGAACTGAAGGATTTTGACCAAAATATGAACGATAATAGAGAAGAGGATCCATCAAAAAAAACAAGGACAAGAAACCGTGAGGAG gTAATCTTTGACAACCTGATGTTGAACCCAGTGTCCCAGTTATCACATACAATCcgtgaaaatacagaaaacctagctgaaaaaatgaa GATTCTGTTTCAAAACTCAGAGAGGACctgggaggagatggaggcCAAAATTAACTCAGAAAATGAAGTGCCAATTCTGAAGACATCAAACAAG GAAATCAGTTCTATCCTGAAGGAGCTCAGGAGAGTTCAAAAACAGCTTGAAG ttaTAAATGCTATCATTGACCCTACTGGAAACTTGGATGTAGTTGCCAGTAACaaagcatctgctgctgctaaaCAATCCACAGCCACTAAAGTCAGGACTGCTAACGCATCTGGGTCCACACTGGAGACGTTGTCCCCAGCACAGATGAGAAACTACACGCAGAAATCGAACTGTGGCTCTTCTAGTTTGCAAGATTCGAATTTCATTCCAGATGGAGAGAAATACGTGAtctga